AACTCACATGCATCTCGATCATATCATGGGAACGAAAGACTTTTCTTCCGGTCTTCCTATTTTTGTCGGGCCTAAAGAAACCACCGGAAAAAGATTTATCAACATGTTTGTCCAGGGAACCACGGATGATATTTTGGGGGAGAATCCGAATCTTTCCGAACTTGCGTTTGAAGAAACAAACAATGCTCCCGGTGTTCTTGATTTCTTTGGAGATCAATCGCTTCTGATCTTTCATCTCGAAGGTCATACGCGAGGAAGTCTTGCATTTCTGATTAAAAGTTCGAACGGCGCTCAGCTCGTTTTAGGAGATTCTTGTCATACGAGTTGGGGATGGGAAAACCAAGTTCCGCCCGGAGATTTTACGGAAAATCAGGAGAAGAATGGAGAGGCTCTGGCGTTTCTAAAAAAGATCGCTTCTAAATTTCCAGGAATTCAAGTTCACCCCGGACACCAAAGTATATCAGGAAATCGTAATTAAGTTTTTCTTTGAGAAAAAATTTGGAGAATTTATATGAAAGAAATCGATCGTTCTAAACCAGTTCTTGTCACCGGAGGCGCCGGATATATCGCGTCTTGGGTGATTCAGTATTTACTCGAAGACGGGCTTTCCGTACGAGCAACGGTAAGAGACAAAGGAGATTCTAAAAAGATTTCCCATCTTCTCAAGCTCGGAGAAAAGTTTCCCGGAAAGTTGGAATTCTTTGAAGCGGATCTTCTCAAAGAAGGTTCTTTCCTGAATGCGATCCAGGAAAGAGGCGGAGTTGAACTGATCATTCATACCGCATCTCCGTTTCTTAGAGACGGAGTAAAAAATCCTCAAAAGGAACTCGTGGATCCTGCTGTGTTAGGAACCAAGAACGTTCTTTTATCTGCGAATCAAAGCTCATCGGTCAAAAGAATCGTTTTGACTTCGAGCATTGCGGCGGTAATGGGCGACAACAGCGACGCGTCCAACCATCCGGAGAATCGTCTTTCAGAAGCGGATTGGAATACGACGAGTAGCCTTTCACATCAACCGTATCCTTATTCTAAAACTCTCGCTGAAAAAGAGGCCTGGAAGATCGCCGGAGAGCAATCGCAATGGGATTTAGTAACGATCAATCCTTCGTTTGTGATGGGACCTTCTCTTTCCGAAAGGGCGGACGGAACAAGTGTAAACTTTATGCTCTCTATGATTAACGGTAAGTTTGCTTCCGGGGTTCCGGATATGATGATCGGTTTCGTGGATGTGAGAGACGTCGCACGCGCACATATCTTAGCCGGATTTACCCCTTCCGCGAAAGGAAGGCATATCGTTTCTTCGGAGACTTTGAAATTTTTAGACGTTGCCAAAAAGATTCAGGAAAAATTTGGAAATCGTTTTCCGGTCCCTAAAAACGCCATTCCAAAATTTCTTACTTATTTGATAGGACCGTTTTTCGGACTTTCCTGGCCTTACATTTCGCGTAACGTAGGAATTCCGTTTGCTCTCGATCACACGTATAGCAAAAAAGATTTAGGACTTACTTATAGACCGATTGCGGAAACCTTTGCGGAACACATTCAACAAATCGTTTCTTCTAAGATGTTGTCAAAAAAATAAGCCGAGGTTAGAAGATGCGCGGATTCTATGAAAATCATTTTAATATAGAATCCGAATGTGTTAAGAATCTTAAATTTCTCTTCCAATATTTAAGCGGAGGAGAAATTTAAAGGATTCTTTTCTGGATTTGTATTCCCTAAAAAAATAGGAAGTTTTTTCGGTGGAGAGTCGCTAACAAGCGTCGCCGCCTGATAAAAATAAAGTCTGTAATTGCCCGTTTGTTATTTTTGCAAACTCGTTTATATAACCGTCGTAGCCGTTGTGGTGGAGAATCAAGATCGGCGTTCCGTTTCCGTCCAGATCAAGTGCGTCGATAAAATGATACTGTCCTCCGTAGACCGCTTGTTCGTTCATTAGAACATCAAATTTTTCGAATATCTTTTTTCCCAGGTCCTCGTCTTTGAATTCGTAAATTGCGGAGTAATAAGATTTTTCTTCGTATTCTGTTTTGATCGCATAACGGATAAAAATGTAATCTTTTCCGGGAGAATGAATCGTATACAAATCTCCCCTTTTTAAGAGTTTAAGCTCGGCCGCCTTCGGGTGTTTCTTTTTAAAAATCGAATTTGCGGAAGCGTCCAAAATTTTGGAAATTTTTTCAGAAGGTGTATAACGATCCGATCGAACCTGATCGCCGATCTTTGAGCCGAAAATCGCAAAGACTGAATCATGATATGTATCGATTTTTCGAAACGCGTTGAAGTTTCCTTTAAGAACTCGAACTTCCTGACAACCGGTGATTTCCTTTGTTTCCGGCGTAAATTCTCCGGCAACGTTTGTGCGTTCATAGGCGATCGCTTTTTCCTTTTCTTGAATCTTCTTCTTTTCTAAGAAATAAGTTTCCGCAGAATAGTCGCTCGCCGAGAACCACTGGTTTTTGATTCGAATCGCCAAAGAGCGAAACCAGGATCCTTCCGTTCCGGATTTAATGGACCCGAATAACTTTGCGTCCGACAGGTCTTCCGGTTTTCTTTTGCTCAGGAACTCGGAGGCGGCAAATCCTTTTGCTCCCGTTTTTGTTTTGATTTCCTGCCATTCTTCAAATTGAGAATCTTCTTTGATCCAGACGCTTTCTCCCTTATCCAACTGAAAAAGAATCTTTCCGTCTTTCGGCTTCTCTCTGACATTCAGTTTTCCATCTGAAGTGAGAACGTATCGAGGAGAGAGTTTCTCTTCCGCGGAAAGGGAATTGAGCAAAAATAGAAGAAGAGCGGCTAACGCGATTTTGGAAAATACGAACTGCGATTGTTTAGGTATTCTTTGCATTTGAAGAAACTGAATCGCAAGTCCGTATGTTTTCAAGAAATTATTTTTTGATTTTCGCGTCGGAGAGTGACATCGCTTTTTTTGCCGATCGTTCTCCCATTCCCCGATAAAAAGGATATTACCGGCTTCTCCAAAAAGAGTTCCTTTGCCGTTTCTTTTCTCGTTTAACCGTTCTCCAGTATATCGAGAACCGTCGTCGTAGATTGCATTTCTTGGTCTAAGATTCCGTTTTTGTATTCTCCTATAAACTCAATACCGTTTGGAAGAATTAAGATTCCTTTTCCTTCTGGTTCACCGTTAACAAAATGAGTACTTAATTTGGTTTGATCCGGCCAAACGAAGACGCCTAATTTTCTTCGTCAGTCGAAATGAATGTTTATTTCGGCAAGAGGCAAGTTATAAAATATTACTTTAAGAATCAGCCGTAAGGATGGCTTTGGCGCTTGGGACGCGGCCCATTAAACAAAAATCATATTCGCGGAAGTCCCTCTTCCTTTCTCGCTTTCCAGCAAAAACTCGGCTTCGGTAAGTTTTGCAAAGTCTCGACAGAGTTTGATTCCGAGTCCGGCCCCTCCTTCGTTTAGGGTTCCCGGAGAAGTAAAGGATTCTTTTGAGAGAACTTTTTCTAATTCTTCCGCGGACATTCCGATCCCTTCGTCCAAAACGGATATTATGTTTTTATCATCTTCTGTTTTGCGCGCCCGAAGAGTGATCCTTCCTCCGGGTTTTGAAAACTTGAGAGCGTTTACAAATAAGTTTCGAATGATCACTTTAAAGATTTCTTTGTCCGCGCAGATTTTTAAGGTCTCGTCTAAATCAGTCTCAATGTTTATGGATTTGAGTTTTACATAGTCGTTGTACAAAGCTACCAATTCCTGTATGGTCTCAGTCGGAGAAAAGGTGATTTTGTTTGTCGCAATACTTTTTGAATTTGCCTTTACCCAATTTAACGTATTGTCGATCAAATCGATCGTTAGATACGTTTGTATATTCAGTTTTGATAAATAAGGATAGAGTTCCGCCGCGGAAAGATCTTCGTCTTTAAAGAGTGCAATTAAAGAGATGATTTGGATCAAGGGTGTTCTTAGATCGTGCGCGAGAATGGAAAGTAACTGTGTTTTTGTGGAATTTGTATGAGTGAGTTCAATGTTTAATTTTTCTAGATCGTCTATGTCCTGGAAAGCGACGGCGTTTAATTCTCCGAACTCGGTGCTCCGAACGTGAAACCATCTTTCTCCGTTCGTTTTCGTTAGAATTTTTGTTTTCATCGAAGCGCTAGGTTTTCCGCTTCTCCCCCCGTGGTTGACTTCCAAAAACCAATCTTCTCTGACTGTCTTTCTATAGGTTTCATCGG
This is a stretch of genomic DNA from Leptospira tipperaryensis. It encodes these proteins:
- a CDS encoding MBL fold metallo-hydrolase, whose protein sequence is MKYIFRISLLFFIISCSVTSHQSKQVQLGKTFSLQNLNQDAKGPIVFQKFVAADWEVERAGLINLNDPKAAGLKPGPEPIQIYFYVIDHPKFGRYVIDTGISKAFRKDPKEWPISSIVASAMNTAALKIKITVDEWLKKDPKKVEGIFLTHMHLDHIMGTKDFSSGLPIFVGPKETTGKRFINMFVQGTTDDILGENPNLSELAFEETNNAPGVLDFFGDQSLLIFHLEGHTRGSLAFLIKSSNGAQLVLGDSCHTSWGWENQVPPGDFTENQEKNGEALAFLKKIASKFPGIQVHPGHQSISGNRN
- a CDS encoding NAD-dependent epimerase/dehydratase family protein, yielding MKEIDRSKPVLVTGGAGYIASWVIQYLLEDGLSVRATVRDKGDSKKISHLLKLGEKFPGKLEFFEADLLKEGSFLNAIQERGGVELIIHTASPFLRDGVKNPQKELVDPAVLGTKNVLLSANQSSSVKRIVLTSSIAAVMGDNSDASNHPENRLSEADWNTTSSLSHQPYPYSKTLAEKEAWKIAGEQSQWDLVTINPSFVMGPSLSERADGTSVNFMLSMINGKFASGVPDMMIGFVDVRDVARAHILAGFTPSAKGRHIVSSETLKFLDVAKKIQEKFGNRFPVPKNAIPKFLTYLIGPFFGLSWPYISRNVGIPFALDHTYSKKDLGLTYRPIAETFAEHIQQIVSSKMLSKK
- a CDS encoding SH3 domain-containing protein, with amino-acid sequence MQRIPKQSQFVFSKIALAALLLFLLNSLSAEEKLSPRYVLTSDGKLNVREKPKDGKILFQLDKGESVWIKEDSQFEEWQEIKTKTGAKGFAASEFLSKRKPEDLSDAKLFGSIKSGTEGSWFRSLAIRIKNQWFSASDYSAETYFLEKKKIQEKEKAIAYERTNVAGEFTPETKEITGCQEVRVLKGNFNAFRKIDTYHDSVFAIFGSKIGDQVRSDRYTPSEKISKILDASANSIFKKKHPKAAELKLLKRGDLYTIHSPGKDYIFIRYAIKTEYEEKSYYSAIYEFKDEDLGKKIFEKFDVLMNEQAVYGGQYHFIDALDLDGNGTPILILHHNGYDGYINEFAKITNGQLQTLFLSGGDAC
- a CDS encoding sensor histidine kinase — encoded protein: MELIQEALDNIGDKIRFVEFIPCPVLLSQVKGDQFQTLYLNRSFREMIGYRIQEIPTIEEWFLKAYPDETYRKTVREDWFLEVNHGGRSGKPSASMKTKILTKTNGERWFHVRSTEFGELNAVAFQDIDDLEKLNIELTHTNSTKTQLLSILAHDLRTPLIQIISLIALFKDEDLSAAELYPYLSKLNIQTYLTIDLIDNTLNWVKANSKSIATNKITFSPTETIQELVALYNDYVKLKSINIETDLDETLKICADKEIFKVIIRNLFVNALKFSKPGGRITLRARKTEDDKNIISVLDEGIGMSAEELEKVLSKESFTSPGTLNEGGAGLGIKLCRDFAKLTEAEFLLESEKGRGTSANMIFV